A stretch of DNA from Candidatus Dependentiae bacterium:
AAAACAGCAACTGATTGAGTGTATAAAACAATGTTTGGTACAAAAACCATCATGTCATCAGACTGTAATGTTGCGTATCGTAAGTTAATATCGACAACTTTTCCTTCATGCCCATCAATTTTAATGTAGTCATTTATTTTGATGTGTTTGTATCCCATCACTAAAATGCCAGCAATAAAATTGGCAACGATATCTTTCATGCCGTAGCTTAAAACGATACCGGTGATACCAAAGGTTGCAATGAGCATAGAAACTTCTACGCCAATGTTTTGTAGTGCAACAGTTGTTCCAAAAACAATTAAAATATATCTAACTAATTTATTTAAAACGTGACAAGAGTGATAATCAAGTTCATTTTTTTTGCATAAATCCTGGATAAATGGTGTTACTCCTGAAATAACCATTCGTGTTGCAACAAAGGTTATAAAGCAAAAAGAGAATTTATAAAAAAGAGGCAATGCAAAAGTTGGCATTTGATTAATTATGTTTTTAGATACTGCAAAAATATTCATAATAAAAAATTCCTTTCGTTTAAGTTTTAATTGCTACACGTTAAATTTTACGACAATAACATCGCCATTGGCAACTATGTATTCTTTGCCCTCTGTGCGAATTTTGCCAACGTCTTTAAGTTTTGACAGTGGGGTATTAACAATGTCTTGGTAGTTGAAAACTTCTGCGCAAATGAATCCTCGTTGCAAATCTGAATGGATTTCTCCAGCTGCTGTACGAATGTTGATTCCTTTTACAATTGGCCATGAATGAATTTCTTGAGGGCCGCATGTGAAAAATGTAATGAGACCAAGGTTTTCAAAACTTTTTTCGATCAGGGTGTTAAGCGTTGGAGTTTTAATACCAAGCATGTCCATCATTTCTTGCTTTTCATCGCCTTCAAGGCCTGAAAGTTCTGATTCAATTCTGACGCAAACAGGAACAACGCGATCTTTTCCAAAAGTTTCAATTACTTTTTGAACGTGGACATTTTTTTCAGGATTTTCAACATCGTTTTCAGAAACATTTGCAACAATCATAAAGTTTTTTGAACTTAATAATGGAACTGTTTCAATTTTTGATGCAGTGATAAGTGCTCTGATTTTAGGCGCATCGAGCTTGTCGATAGCGGCAGTTATATTTTTTAAAAGCTCCATTTCTTCTGCAAGATCTTTTTTTTCTTGAGGAGGAGTGCTGTGATGTTTTAGAACTGATGGAATTTTTTCCAATCGTTTTTCAATGCTTTCAAGGTCTTTGAGCATAAGTTCATTTAAAATTGTTTCATAATCGCTCACAGGGTCGATAGGTCCTTGATCTCGAATAATTAAAGGATCTTCAAAGCAGCGCAAAACATGCAAGATTAAATTTACTTCACGAATGTTACTTAGAAATTGATTTCCAAGTCCTTGTCCCTCTGCGGCACCTTTTACCAGGCCGGCAATATCAACAAAAGAAATTGATGATGGGACTTGTTTTTTTGAGTTGAAAGCTACTTGTAAAACATCCATGCGTTTATCTGGAACATGGGTGATTGCAACGTGTGGATCAATCGTGCAAAAAGGGTAATTTTCTGCAGGAACTGAAGAGTTTGTAAGGGCATTAAATAATGTTGATTTTCCAACGTTTGGTAAACCAACTAATCCGACTTTTATATTCATATTTTTAATTTTTTAGATCAACGTGAAACGATACTTTTATTCTTGTCTAGAATATCATGTTTGCAACAAAAGCACCAGGTCGCTTTCTATAAAATTAAAGCGGTTGTCTTTCCTGGTGAAGCTTGCAAGATAAGCATTTTTAGAATCACAGGGCTTTGGGTATTAAAAATTGATTGGCTTGCCAGATTAATATCTAAAAAGTTATAGCTTAAAACTGGGTTTGAGTTTTTTACGCCAGAAGTTACTAAAACTGATGATGGA
This window harbors:
- a CDS encoding mechanosensitive ion channel — protein: MNIFAVSKNIINQMPTFALPLFYKFSFCFITFVATRMVISGVTPFIQDLCKKNELDYHSCHVLNKLVRYILIVFGTTVALQNIGVEVSMLIATFGITGIVLSYGMKDIVANFIAGILVMGYKHIKINDYIKIDGHEGKVVDINLRYATLQSDDMMVFVPNIVLYTQSVAVLNRK
- the ychF gene encoding redox-regulated ATPase YchF, producing the protein MNIKVGLVGLPNVGKSTLFNALTNSSVPAENYPFCTIDPHVAITHVPDKRMDVLQVAFNSKKQVPSSISFVDIAGLVKGAAEGQGLGNQFLSNIREVNLILHVLRCFEDPLIIRDQGPIDPVSDYETILNELMLKDLESIEKRLEKIPSVLKHHSTPPQEKKDLAEEMELLKNITAAIDKLDAPKIRALITASKIETVPLLSSKNFMIVANVSENDVENPEKNVHVQKVIETFGKDRVVPVCVRIESELSGLEGDEKQEMMDMLGIKTPTLNTLIEKSFENLGLITFFTCGPQEIHSWPIVKGINIRTAAGEIHSDLQRGFICAEVFNYQDIVNTPLSKLKDVGKIRTEGKEYIVANGDVIVVKFNV